A DNA window from Pogona vitticeps strain Pit_001003342236 chromosome 2, PviZW2.1, whole genome shotgun sequence contains the following coding sequences:
- the LOC140703791 gene encoding uncharacterized protein LOC140703791, translating into MEKPFACREEAQVPQKTSRGKGSHECPECGKTFARKSALDGHEKIHKGEKPFTWLECGKSFSRSENQCLECGKTFSKSTSLASHQRVHTGEKPYKCFECGKSFSQTSALISHQKIHTGEKPFECLECGKTFRLREILTAHERIHTGEKPFKCVECGKAFRQSGDLVSHRTVHTTEKPFDCEECGKNFRLKRYLVSHQSVHTGEKPFECLECGKAFCLKDNLNRHHKIHAGEKPYECQECGKTFSCKGNLVFHEIIHTGEKLYECLECGKRFKRQHHLTSHEKTHTAEKPYKCLECGKTFSRNDILTSHQRIHTGEKPYKCLECGKSFIWSGDLIKHKRTHTGEKPFTCLECGKSFSQKSALNVHQTVHKEEKPFKCPECGKAFKQKNQVKIHHATHMAEKCYKCSECGEHLKSAQTLRQHQRVHTGEKRFKCQECGKSFSQSCDLTVHSRIHTGEKTYKCLECGKSFSRRDHLRSHEMVHKGEKPFKCMECGKSFRSGDRLSKHHRIHTK; encoded by the coding sequence atggagaaaccCTTTGCTTGTCGAGAGGAAGCCCAAGTCCCTCAGAAAACATCCAGAGGCAAAGGAAGCCATGAGTGCCCTGAGTGTGGGAAAACCTTTGCCCGTAAATCGGCCCTAGATGGCCATGAGAAAATTCACAAGGGGGAGAAACCGTTTACATGGctggagtgtggaaaaagcttcagtcggtctgaaaaccagtgtctggagtgtggaaaaaCCTTCAGCAAGAGCACAAGCCTCGCTTCCCACCAAAgagttcacactggggagaaaccatataaatgttttGAGTGTGGAAAGTCTTTCAGCCAGACCTCAGCCCTGATATCCCATCAGAAAATTCACACAGGCGAGAAGCCCTttgaatgcctggaatgtgggaaaacgTTTAGATTGAGAGAAATTCTTACTGCCCATGAgagaatccacacgggggagaagccattCAAATGTGTGGAGTGTGGAAAGGCCTTCCGCCAGAGTGGAGACCTTGTTTCTCATCGCACAGTCCACACCACAGAGAAACCATTTGATTGCGAGGAATGTGGGAAAAACTTTAGATTGAAAAGATACCTTGTTAGTCATCAAAGTGTGcatacaggagagaagccatttgaatgtctggagtgtggaaaggCTTTCTGCCTGAAGGACAACCTTAATAGGCATCATAAGATCCACGCAGGTGAGAAGCCCTAtgaatgccaagagtgtgggaagacCTTCAGCTGTAAAGGTAATCTTGTTTTCCATGAAATAATTCACACCGGAGAGAAACTCTACgaatgtctggagtgtggaaagagattCAAAAGACAACATCACCTTACCAGCCATGAAAAAACTCACACAgcggagaaaccatataaatgtctaGAATGTGGGAAGACTTTCAGTCGCAATGATATCTTGACCAgccaccaaaggatccacacaggagaaaagccgtataaatgtctggagtgtgggaagagcttcatttGGAGTGGAGATCTTATTAAACATAAACgcacccacacgggggagaagccctttACATGTCTggagtgcggaaagagcttctCCCAAAAATCAGCACTTAATGTGCATCAGACCGTTCACAAAGAAGAGAAACCGTTTAAATGTCCGGAGTGTGGGAAGGCCTTCAAACAGAAGAATCAAGTCAAGATACACCATGCAACTCATATGGCGGAGAAATGTTATAAATGCTCTGAATGCGGAGAACATTTAAAGTCAGCCCAGACCCTTAGACAACACCAAAGAgtccatactggggagaaacgcTTTAAGTGtcaggagtgtggaaagagcttcagtcagagttgtGATCTTACTGTCCATTCccgaatccacacaggggagaaaacttataaatgcctggagtgtggaaagagcttcagtcgtagGGATCACCTTCGTTCCCATGAAATGGttcacaaaggagagaaacccttcaaatgcatggagtgtgggaaaagcttccgtTCGGGTGACAGGTTGAGTAAACATCACAGAATCCACACCAAGTAG
- the LOC140703794 gene encoding uncharacterized protein LOC140703794 — MSESRNKRGGHQTAEGKGECSDAKEIVENQDGNKKLGGKQVEEKMEKPFACREEGQVPQKTSRGKGSHECPECGKTFARKSALDRHEKIHKGDKPFTWLECGKSFSRSENQCLECGKTFSNSTSLTSHQRVHTGEKPYKCFECGKTFSQTSNLISHQKIHTGEKPFECLECGKTFRLREILTAHERIHTGEKPFKCVECGKAFRQSGDLVSHRTVHTTEKPFDCEECGKNFRLKRYLVSHQSVHTGEKPFECLECGKAFRLKDNLNRHHKIHAGEKPYECQECGKTFSCKGNLVFHERIHTGEKLYECLECGKRFNRQHHLTSHEKTHTEEKPYKCLECGKTFSRNYILTSHQRIHTGEKPYKCLECGKSFIWSGDLIKHKRTHTGEKPFTCLECGKSFSQKSALNVHQTIHKEEKPFKCPECGKAFKQKNQVKIHHATHIAEKCYKCSECGEHLKSAQTLRQHQRVHTGEKRFKCQECGKSFSQSCDLTVHSRIHTGEKTYKCLECGKSFSRRDHLRSHEMVHKGEKPFKCMECGKSFRSGDRLSKHHRIHTK; from the coding sequence ATGtcagaaagcagaaacaaaagaggAGGCCATCAAACGGCAGAGGGAAAGGGTGAATGTTCAGATGCCAAAGAGATTGTTGAGAATCAAGATGGAAACAAGAAACTTGGAGGAAAGCAAGTCgaggagaagatggagaaaccCTTTGCTTGTCGAGAGGAAGGCCAAGTCCCTCAGAAAACATCCAGAGGCAAAGGAAGCCATGAGTGCCCTGAGTGTGGGAAAACCTTTGCCCGTAAATCGGCCCTAGATCGCCATGAGAAAATTCACAAGGGGGACAAACCGTTTACATGGctggagtgtggaaaaagcttcagtcggtctgaaaaccagtgtctggagtgtggaaaaaCCTTCAGCAATAGCACAAGCCTCACTTCCCACCAAAgagttcacactggggagaaaccatataaatgttttGAGTGTGGAAAGACTTTCAGCCAGACCTCCAACCTGATTTCCCATCAGAAAATTCACACAGGTGAGAAGCCCTttgaatgcctggaatgtgggaaaacgTTTAGATTGAGAGAAATTCTTACTGCCCATGAgagaatccacacgggggagaagccattCAAATGTGTGGAGTGTGGAAAGGCCTTCCGCCAGAGTGGAGACCTTGTTTCTCATCGCACAGTCCACACCACAGAGAAACCATTTGATTGCGAGGAATGTGGGAAAAACTTTAGATTGAAAAGATACCTTGTTAGCCATCAAAGCGTGcatacaggagagaagccatttgaatgtctggagtgtggaaaggCTTTCCGCCTGAAGGACAACCTTAATAGGCATCATAAGATCCACGCAGGTGAGAAGCCCTAtgaatgccaagagtgtgggaagacCTTCAGCTGTAAAGGTAATCTTGTTttccatgaaagaattcacaccggAGAGAAACTCTACgaatgtctggagtgtggaaagagattCAATAGACAACATCACCTTACCAGCCATGAAAAAACTCACACagaggagaaaccatataaatgtctaGAATGTGGGAAGACATTCAGTCGCAATTATATCTTAACCAgccaccaaaggatccacacaggagaaaagccgtataaatgtctggagtgtgggaagagcttcatttGGAGTGGAGATCTTATTAAACATAAACgaacccacacgggggagaaaccctttacatGTCTggagtgcggaaagagctttTCCCAAAAGTCAGCACTTAATGTGCATCAAACCATTCACAAAGAAGAGAAACCGTTTAAATGTCCGGAGTGTGGGAAGGCCTTCAAACAGAAGAATCAAGTCAAGATACACCATGCAACTCATATTGCGGAGAAATGTTATAAATGCTCTGAATGCGGAGAACATTTAAAGTCAGCCCAGACCCTTAGACAACACCAAAGAgtccatactggggagaaacgcTTTAAGTGtcaggagtgtggaaagagcttcagtcagagttgtGATCTTACTGTCCATTCccgaatccacacaggggagaaaacttataaatgcctggagtgtggaaagagcttcagtcgtagGGATCACCTTCGTTCCCATGAAATGGttcacaaaggagagaaacccttcaaatgcatggagtgtgggaaaagcttccgtTCGGGTGACAGGTTGAGTAAACATCACAGAATCCACACCAAGTAG